In Actinomycetota bacterium, the following are encoded in one genomic region:
- a CDS encoding zf-HC2 domain-containing protein, producing MSDEAHCQKLVGSLYQLLDGEVTEEQVEFLQEHLEECGACLERLGVEMHFTLLVRSRCKDDQDCPDHVILEIKSALQAEITA from the coding sequence GTGAGCGACGAGGCGCATTGCCAGAAGTTGGTCGGGTCGTTATACCAACTCCTCGACGGCGAGGTCACCGAAGAGCAGGTCGAGTTTCTGCAGGAGCACCTCGAAGAGTGCGGTGCGTGCCTGGAGCGCCTCGGGGTTGAGATGCACTTCACCCTGCTGGTCCGCAGCCGCTGCAAGGACGACCAGGACTGTCCGGACCACGTGATCCTAGAGATCAAGTCCGCACTTCAGGCAGAGATCACGGCCTAA
- a CDS encoding NAD(P)/FAD-dependent oxidoreductase yields MSSTPPIDNLGTYDAIVVGARCAGSPTAMLLARKGYKVLLVDRATFPSDTISTLIIHPGGVSSLRRWGLLDRLVATGCPPIDKYVFDFGPFALEGTSGTPESPVTYAPRRTILDKILVDAAAEAGAEVREGFSVDEVLFDEDGRVTGIRGREKDGRQVSETARVVVGADGRHSRIAKSVEARQYRDGPELNAAYYTFFSGLPVKDIEIYARDWRGIGAWPTHDGLTLVLTGWPYSEFETNRRDVESSFYSTVDLVPEFAGRVRAATREERFVGAGIRNFFRKPFGPGWALVGDAGYNKDSITAQGIQDAFRDAEVLAGALDEVFAGASTYDDALGRYHAARDAHVLPMFEFTCQLATLEPPPPEMQQLLGAIHGNQEATDQFIRTFAGVTSPAEMFSPDNVGKIFASAEQRAGSGVLASPR; encoded by the coding sequence GTGAGTTCGACGCCCCCCATCGACAACCTCGGAACGTACGACGCGATCGTCGTCGGCGCCCGCTGTGCAGGTTCCCCCACCGCAATGCTGCTTGCCCGCAAGGGCTACAAGGTCCTCCTGGTCGACCGTGCCACCTTTCCCAGCGACACCATCTCGACTCTCATCATTCACCCGGGAGGCGTCTCCTCCCTGCGGCGTTGGGGGTTGCTCGACCGCCTCGTCGCCACCGGCTGCCCGCCGATCGACAAGTACGTTTTCGACTTCGGACCGTTCGCTCTGGAGGGAACGTCCGGCACGCCCGAGTCCCCGGTGACCTACGCACCCCGGCGGACGATCCTGGACAAGATCCTCGTCGACGCTGCGGCCGAGGCCGGCGCCGAGGTTCGCGAGGGGTTTTCGGTCGACGAGGTTCTGTTCGACGAAGACGGCCGGGTGACCGGGATCCGTGGCCGGGAGAAGGACGGCCGGCAGGTCAGTGAGACGGCCCGAGTGGTGGTGGGCGCCGACGGCAGGCACTCCCGGATAGCAAAGAGTGTCGAGGCCCGGCAGTACAGAGACGGCCCCGAGCTCAACGCTGCGTACTACACGTTTTTCAGCGGCCTGCCCGTGAAGGACATCGAGATTTACGCGCGGGACTGGCGCGGGATCGGTGCGTGGCCCACCCACGACGGCCTCACGCTGGTGCTGACCGGCTGGCCCTACTCGGAGTTCGAAACCAACCGGAGGGACGTCGAGAGCAGCTTCTACTCCACTGTGGACCTGGTCCCGGAGTTTGCCGGCCGGGTGCGGGCGGCCACCAGGGAGGAACGATTCGTCGGAGCCGGTATTCGCAACTTCTTCCGCAAGCCGTTCGGCCCTGGCTGGGCACTGGTCGGCGATGCCGGGTACAACAAGGACTCCATCACCGCCCAGGGGATCCAGGACGCCTTTCGGGACGCCGAAGTCCTGGCCGGCGCACTGGACGAGGTGTTTGCCGGAGCGTCGACCTACGACGACGCTCTGGGGCGGTACCACGCAGCCAGGGACGCCCACGTGCTGCCGATGTTCGAGTTCACGTGCCAGTTGGCTACTCTCGAGCCGCCCCCGCCCGAAATGCAGCAGCTGCTGGGTGCAATCCACGGCAACCAGGAGGCCACCGACCAGTTCATCCGGACCTTCGCCGGCGTCACCTCCCCGGCAGAGATGTTCTCACCGGACAACGTGGGGAAAATCTTCGCTTCGGCGGAGCAGAGGGCGGGCAGCGGCGTCCTGGCTAGCCCGAGATGA